Proteins co-encoded in one Montipora capricornis isolate CH-2021 chromosome 12, ASM3666992v2, whole genome shotgun sequence genomic window:
- the LOC138026916 gene encoding kelch-like protein 3 isoform X1, which translates to MLQSSPSIGMEEDAEATEYEIEDLNTSALDSNMADLSQPMPSDPSKHCQELIYRLDALRRKESFFDVTVSVKDKELKAHRLVLGAASPFFLSLLVSDMREGHEQFIRIELEEATGSVMEDVFKYIYTGNVAVTKENAHDLVAVADYLLLPGLKTLASNVLEENIIIENCIFNYYFAEKYQCLELMAESCGFINSNFSSVMKTDDFLKLDIAQVMKWVSSDDVTVTSEEEIFKGIVKWVTHKKSERESNFAELFSQVRLQSISRKFVSNELVNEELVATSKGTLNFVLRSIECIFDPFSEDAAKPPRKCLERYTDVIFVCGGRTALCYAPQKDIWYQLPDMLLEHQNHAVVQYRDKVCIFGGQGVGPGKSRVIEYFLSSTNSWGTIEGRHESDVCCCLSVLDGRIYALSWKAIIVYKFDENVCEAVADPPTVCSGACLVSDKRHLYLVGGSDAFLQGSITVERFDPILATWEEVLAMNEARYNAFGATMNGKIYIAGGITKNERCYTTLKSCEVYDPSTNEWQVMSNLKVGRQAGNMVCFQEALYVVGGLKDALSSSRELSVEMFQLGAYEWKNCALNLISAKDKDSGQSQSRRSANLGPFHSFCAVSEI; encoded by the coding sequence ATGTTGCAAAGTTCTCCAAGTATCGGTATGGAAGAAGATGCAGAAGCAACTGAATACGAAATCGAAGATTTGAACACTTCCGCATTggattccaatatggcggaccttTCACAGCCAATGCCATCAGATCCATCAAAACACTGTCAGGAACTTATCTATCGCCTGGATGCTCTCAGAAGAAAAGAGAGTTTTTTCGATGTAACAGTATCAGTGAAAGACAAAGAGCTTAAAGCTCACAGACTTGTGTTAGGAGCAGCAAGCccgttttttctttcacttctgGTCAGTGACATGAGAGAGGGACACGAACAATTCATCAGGATAGAACTTGAAGAAGCAACGGGATCAGTCATGGAAGACGTTTTTAAATACATTTACACTGGTAATGTTGCAGTCACTAAAGAGAACGCTCACGACTTAGTCGCAGTAGCAGACTATCTTCTTTTACCAGGTTTGAAAACTTTGGCTTCTAatgttttggaggaaaacattatAATTGAAAACTGCATTTTCAATTATTACTTTGCCGAAAAATATCAGTGTTTGGAATTAATGGCGGAGTCCTGTGGGTTTATTAACTCAAATTTCAGTTCAGTCATGAAAACAGACGACTTCCTGAAGCTGGATATTGCGCAAGTCATGAAATGGGTTTCCAGTGATGATGTTACTGTCACCTCCGAGGAAGAAATTTTTAAGGGAATAGTTAAGTGGGTAACTCACAAGAAGAGTGAACGAGAAAGCAACTTTGCTGAATTGTTTAGTCAAGTTCGTCTGCAATCCATATCTCGCAAATTTGTTTCCAACGAATTGGTCAATGAAGAACTGGTAGCGACTAGCAAGGGGACTTTGAATTTTGTGTTGAGATCCATTGAGTGCATTTTTGATCCCTTCAGTGAAGATGCTGCCAAGCCACCCAGGAAGTGCTTGGAGAGATACACAGATGTGATTTTTGTTTGCGGTGGCAGGACAGCCTTATGCTATGCACCCCAGAAAGACATTTGGTATCAGTTGCCAGACATGTTACTTGAACATCAAAATCATGCTGTTGTTCAATACAGAGATAAAGTTTGCATTTTTGGTGGACAGGGTGTTGGACCAGGAAAATCTCGAGTAATagaatattttctttcttccaCTAATTCCTGGGGGACAATTGAAGGAAGACATGAAAGtgatgtttgttgttgtttatcaGTTCTAGATGGTCGCATTTATGCATTATCTTGGAAGGCCATTATTGTCTATAAGTTTGATGAGAATGTTTGTGAGGCTGTGGCTGATCCACCAACTGTTTGCTCTGGAGCTTGTTTAGTCAGTGATAAAAGACACCTTTACTTAGTAGGAGGAAGTGATGCTTTTTTGCAGGGATCTATAACAGTGGAAAGGTTTGATCCTATTTTGGCCACATGGGAGGAGGTTTTAGCTATGAATGAAGCAAGATATAATGCTTTTGGAGCAACCATGAATGGCAAGATCTACATAGCAGGTGGCATAACTAAAAATGAGCGATGTTATACCACATTGAAGTCCTGTGAGGTATATGACCCATCAACTAATGAATGGCAAGTCATGAGTAACCTCAAGGTGGGTCGTCAAGCTGGAAACATGGTATGCTTTCAGGAAGCCCTTTATGTGGTTGGTGGCTTGAAAGACGCACTATCGTCTTCAAGAGAGTTATCAGTGGAAATGTTTCAGTTAGGAGCATATGAATGGAAAA
- the LOC138026916 gene encoding kelch-like protein 3 isoform X2 — MLQSSPSIGMEEDAEATEYEIEDLNTSALDSNMADLSQPMPSDPSKHCQELIYRLDALRRKESFFDVTVSVKDKELKAHRLVLGAASPFFLSLLVSDMREGHEQFIRIELEEATGSVMEDVFKYIYTGNVAVTKENAHDLVAVADYLLLPGLKTLASNVLEENIIIENCIFNYYFAEKYQCLELMAESCGFINSNFSSVMKTDDFLKLDIAQVMKWVSSDDVTVTSEEEIFKGIVKWVTHKKSERESNFAELFSQVRLQSISRKFVSNELVNEELVATSKGTLNFVLRSIECIFDPFSEDAAKPPRKCLERYTDVIFVCGGRTALCYAPQKDIWYQLPDMLLEHQNHAVVQYRDKVCIFGGQGVGPGKSRVIEYFLSSTNSWGTIEGRHESDVCCCLSVLDGRIYALSWKAIIVYKFDENVCEAVADPPTVCSGACLVSDKRHLYLVGGSDAFLQGSITVERFDPILATWEEVLAMNEARYNAFGATMNGKIYIAGGITKNERCYTTLKSCEVYDPSTNEWQVMSNLKVGRQAGNMVCFQEALYVVGGLKDALSSSRELSVEMFQLGAYEWKRSRTKKIQHTTNSQTFGCILFAQGPLQLI; from the coding sequence ATGTTGCAAAGTTCTCCAAGTATCGGTATGGAAGAAGATGCAGAAGCAACTGAATACGAAATCGAAGATTTGAACACTTCCGCATTggattccaatatggcggaccttTCACAGCCAATGCCATCAGATCCATCAAAACACTGTCAGGAACTTATCTATCGCCTGGATGCTCTCAGAAGAAAAGAGAGTTTTTTCGATGTAACAGTATCAGTGAAAGACAAAGAGCTTAAAGCTCACAGACTTGTGTTAGGAGCAGCAAGCccgttttttctttcacttctgGTCAGTGACATGAGAGAGGGACACGAACAATTCATCAGGATAGAACTTGAAGAAGCAACGGGATCAGTCATGGAAGACGTTTTTAAATACATTTACACTGGTAATGTTGCAGTCACTAAAGAGAACGCTCACGACTTAGTCGCAGTAGCAGACTATCTTCTTTTACCAGGTTTGAAAACTTTGGCTTCTAatgttttggaggaaaacattatAATTGAAAACTGCATTTTCAATTATTACTTTGCCGAAAAATATCAGTGTTTGGAATTAATGGCGGAGTCCTGTGGGTTTATTAACTCAAATTTCAGTTCAGTCATGAAAACAGACGACTTCCTGAAGCTGGATATTGCGCAAGTCATGAAATGGGTTTCCAGTGATGATGTTACTGTCACCTCCGAGGAAGAAATTTTTAAGGGAATAGTTAAGTGGGTAACTCACAAGAAGAGTGAACGAGAAAGCAACTTTGCTGAATTGTTTAGTCAAGTTCGTCTGCAATCCATATCTCGCAAATTTGTTTCCAACGAATTGGTCAATGAAGAACTGGTAGCGACTAGCAAGGGGACTTTGAATTTTGTGTTGAGATCCATTGAGTGCATTTTTGATCCCTTCAGTGAAGATGCTGCCAAGCCACCCAGGAAGTGCTTGGAGAGATACACAGATGTGATTTTTGTTTGCGGTGGCAGGACAGCCTTATGCTATGCACCCCAGAAAGACATTTGGTATCAGTTGCCAGACATGTTACTTGAACATCAAAATCATGCTGTTGTTCAATACAGAGATAAAGTTTGCATTTTTGGTGGACAGGGTGTTGGACCAGGAAAATCTCGAGTAATagaatattttctttcttccaCTAATTCCTGGGGGACAATTGAAGGAAGACATGAAAGtgatgtttgttgttgtttatcaGTTCTAGATGGTCGCATTTATGCATTATCTTGGAAGGCCATTATTGTCTATAAGTTTGATGAGAATGTTTGTGAGGCTGTGGCTGATCCACCAACTGTTTGCTCTGGAGCTTGTTTAGTCAGTGATAAAAGACACCTTTACTTAGTAGGAGGAAGTGATGCTTTTTTGCAGGGATCTATAACAGTGGAAAGGTTTGATCCTATTTTGGCCACATGGGAGGAGGTTTTAGCTATGAATGAAGCAAGATATAATGCTTTTGGAGCAACCATGAATGGCAAGATCTACATAGCAGGTGGCATAACTAAAAATGAGCGATGTTATACCACATTGAAGTCCTGTGAGGTATATGACCCATCAACTAATGAATGGCAAGTCATGAGTAACCTCAAGGTGGGTCGTCAAGCTGGAAACATGGTATGCTTTCAGGAAGCCCTTTATGTGGTTGGTGGCTTGAAAGACGCACTATCGTCTTCAAGAGAGTTATCAGTGGAAATGTTTCAGTTAGGAGCATATGAATGGAAAA